A genomic window from Flavobacterium sp. I3-2 includes:
- a CDS encoding MerR family transcriptional regulator: protein MQVDLPEKRYYSIGEIAKAFSVNTSLIRFWEKEFDILKPKKNAKGNRMFTPEDLKNLKLIFHLVKERGFTLEGAKEHLKNDSKKPMDTLEIISKLENIKNELLKLKNEL from the coding sequence ATGCAAGTAGATTTACCTGAGAAAAGATATTACAGCATTGGCGAAATTGCAAAAGCTTTTTCGGTTAATACATCGCTGATTCGGTTTTGGGAAAAGGAATTTGACATTCTAAAACCCAAAAAGAACGCGAAAGGAAATCGTATGTTTACTCCTGAAGATTTGAAAAATTTAAAGCTGATTTTTCATTTAGTAAAAGAGCGTGGTTTTACTTTAGAAGGAGCTAAAGAACATTTAAAAAACGATTCTAAAAAACCAATGGATACGCTTGAAATTATAAGTAAACTCGAAAACATCAAAAACGAATTGCTTAAACTAAAAAACGAACTTTAA
- a CDS encoding aminopeptidase P family protein — MKHIEKLAAIRQLMTKNNIDAYIIPSSDPHISEYLPEHYRCISWTSGFTGSAGTLVITQDFAGLWTDSRYFVQANQQLAGSGFELVKLKVQHAAEYVSWLAEEFTAESTIAFDGNLASLLVANTVKQTLEPLGLKVNGHVDLLGSIWENRPSLPTNPAYLLPIEITGKSTADKLAEVRAELKKAHVASHLISSLDDIAWLFNIRGTDVNCNPVVLSFAYVTQTAAFLFIADGKLNEESITTLKTAGVEVKSYNKVYQLIENLEVNSILLDPKRTCFAVYDSIPNNIKITEALNPSNLLKAVKNEVELAHTREAMINDGVALTKFFKWLEENVATGTLSEISIAEKLQGFREEQPGFKDISFDTIAGYKDHGALPHYKAEPEFEYQLEPKGLLLVDSGGQYLTGTTDITRVVSLGEMTAEEKEDYTLVLKGTIDGSRAVFTTGTRGYQIDAITRQPLLATKRNYGHGTGHGVGFFLNVHEGPHVFNGTATDIPILVGMITSIEPGLYREGKHGIRIENLVAAKNLESNQFGDFMDFETLTVCYIDTDLVEKSILHTEHIDWLNNYNEWVFEKLAPRLNEDEKIWLRKKTKAI, encoded by the coding sequence ATGAAACATATTGAAAAGTTGGCTGCTATTCGCCAATTAATGACAAAAAATAACATTGACGCTTATATCATTCCATCGTCAGACCCACATATCAGTGAATATTTACCTGAACATTACCGTTGTATTTCTTGGACTTCTGGTTTTACAGGTTCTGCCGGAACGTTAGTAATTACACAAGATTTTGCAGGTTTATGGACAGATTCTCGTTACTTTGTTCAAGCAAATCAACAATTAGCAGGTTCTGGTTTCGAATTAGTAAAATTAAAAGTACAGCACGCAGCAGAATACGTTTCTTGGTTAGCTGAAGAATTCACAGCTGAAAGCACTATTGCTTTCGACGGAAATTTAGCTTCTTTGTTAGTAGCAAATACCGTAAAACAAACTTTAGAACCACTTGGTTTAAAAGTTAACGGACATGTAGATTTATTAGGTTCGATTTGGGAAAACCGCCCAAGTTTACCGACTAATCCTGCCTATTTATTACCAATTGAAATCACAGGAAAATCTACAGCAGATAAATTAGCTGAAGTTCGTGCTGAATTAAAAAAAGCGCACGTAGCTTCACATTTAATTTCGTCTTTAGATGATATTGCTTGGTTATTTAATATCCGTGGAACAGATGTAAATTGCAATCCGGTTGTATTATCTTTTGCTTATGTAACGCAAACAGCAGCGTTTTTATTTATTGCTGATGGTAAATTAAACGAAGAATCAATTACAACATTAAAAACTGCTGGTGTTGAGGTTAAATCATACAACAAAGTTTATCAATTAATTGAAAATTTAGAAGTAAATAGTATTTTATTAGATCCAAAACGCACATGTTTTGCGGTTTATGATTCTATTCCTAATAACATAAAAATTACCGAAGCATTAAATCCTTCGAACTTATTAAAAGCGGTTAAAAACGAAGTGGAATTAGCGCATACTCGTGAAGCTATGATTAACGATGGCGTTGCTTTAACTAAGTTTTTTAAATGGTTAGAAGAAAACGTTGCAACTGGAACTTTATCTGAAATTTCTATTGCTGAAAAACTACAAGGTTTCCGTGAAGAACAACCTGGTTTTAAAGATATTTCTTTTGATACGATTGCCGGTTACAAAGACCACGGAGCGCTTCCTCATTACAAAGCAGAACCAGAATTTGAATATCAATTAGAACCAAAAGGTTTATTATTGGTAGATTCTGGAGGACAATATTTAACAGGAACAACTGATATTACACGTGTGGTTTCGTTAGGTGAAATGACGGCAGAAGAAAAAGAAGATTACACCTTGGTTTTAAAAGGTACGATTGACGGTTCGAGAGCCGTTTTCACAACTGGAACGCGCGGATATCAAATCGATGCCATTACGCGTCAACCTTTATTAGCAACGAAACGTAATTACGGTCACGGAACAGGTCACGGAGTTGGTTTCTTTTTAAATGTACACGAAGGTCCGCATGTATTTAACGGAACTGCAACGGACATTCCAATTTTAGTAGGAATGATTACTTCTATCGAGCCTGGTTTATATCGTGAAGGAAAACACGGAATTCGTATTGAAAACTTAGTGGCTGCCAAAAATTTAGAAAGTAATCAGTTTGGTGATTTCATGGATTTTGAAACTTTAACGGTTTGTTATATCGATACGGATTTAGTTGAAAAATCAATCCTTCATACAGAACATATCGATTGGTTAAACAACTACAACGAATGGGTTTTTGAGAAGCTTGCTCCAAGATTAAATGAAGACGAAAAAATTTGGTTACGTAAAAAAACCAAAGCAATCTAA
- the alaS gene encoding alanine--tRNA ligase, translating into MKSQDIRKQFLQFFESKGHLIVPSAPIVLKDDPTLMFNNSGMAQFKEYFLGNATPKSNRIADTQKCLRVSGKHNDLEDVGFDTYHHTMFEMLGNWSFGDYFKKEAIAWAWEFLTEVLKLDKDRLYVSVFEGNTDENVPFDQEAWDLWKQFVSEDRIILGNKKDNFWEMGDQGPCGPCSEIHIDLRTDAERAEVSGRSLVNADHPQVVEIWNNVFMEFNRKADGSLEKLPAQHVDTGMGFERLCMAMQNVTSNYDTDVFTPLIAKVEEITGLKYTSNEIKNISEEQNKTNIAIRVIVDHVRAVAFAIADGQLPSNNGAGYVIRRILRRAIRYGFTFLGTKEPFIYQLVDVLAAQMGEFFPEIVSQKDLVKNVIKEEEASFLRTLDQGLHLLDTVIAGTEGKFVDGAKAFELYDTFGFPIDLTALILREKGYELDEAGFEAAMKAQKDRSRAASEISKDDWNVLIEGNVETFEGYDQVENEVKITRIRKVESKKDGTLYQIVLDHTPFYAEGGGQVGDKGILVSANETIEVIDTKKENNLILHFTKQLPENIEATFVAKVNTDLRSASSKNHSATHLLHQALRTILGTHVEQKGSLVAPNYLRFDFSHFAKVTDEELKEVEAFVNARIAEQLPLIERRAIPFNQAVEEGAMALFGEKYGDLVRAIKFGNSMELCGGIHVQNTADIWSFKIISEGAVAAGIRRIEAITGDAVRDFYIGQENTLKEIKETLKNPQDTLKAVHSLQDENAKLKKQVEKFVAQQAKALKSNWLAAFKEINGVNFLAVVTDLDVNSAKQNAIDLTNEMENAFVVVATSDAEKPSITVSISKNLVAENGLHAGNIVKEIAKHINGGGGGQPFLATAGGKDVSGIEAALKQAAEFVK; encoded by the coding sequence ATGAAATCACAAGACATTAGAAAACAATTTCTACAATTTTTTGAAAGCAAAGGGCATTTAATCGTTCCTTCGGCTCCAATCGTTTTAAAAGACGATCCAACTTTAATGTTCAACAACTCAGGAATGGCTCAGTTTAAAGAATATTTTTTAGGAAACGCCACGCCAAAAAGTAACAGAATTGCCGATACGCAAAAATGTCTTCGTGTTTCTGGAAAACATAACGATTTAGAAGATGTTGGTTTTGATACCTATCATCATACGATGTTCGAAATGTTAGGAAACTGGTCTTTTGGTGATTACTTTAAAAAAGAAGCGATTGCTTGGGCTTGGGAGTTTTTAACCGAAGTTTTAAAGTTAGATAAAGACCGTTTATATGTTTCTGTTTTTGAAGGAAATACTGATGAAAACGTTCCTTTTGATCAAGAAGCGTGGGATTTATGGAAGCAATTTGTTTCTGAAGATCGTATCATTTTAGGTAACAAAAAAGATAACTTCTGGGAAATGGGTGATCAAGGACCATGCGGACCTTGTTCTGAAATTCATATCGATTTACGTACAGATGCTGAAAGAGCTGAAGTTTCTGGTCGTTCGTTAGTTAATGCAGATCATCCGCAAGTTGTTGAAATCTGGAATAACGTATTTATGGAATTCAACCGTAAAGCAGACGGATCTTTAGAAAAATTACCAGCACAACACGTGGATACCGGAATGGGATTTGAGCGTTTGTGTATGGCTATGCAAAACGTAACTTCAAACTACGATACCGATGTGTTTACACCGCTTATCGCTAAAGTGGAAGAAATTACTGGATTAAAATATACTTCTAACGAAATTAAAAATATTTCAGAAGAACAAAATAAAACTAACATTGCTATTCGTGTAATTGTAGATCACGTTCGTGCAGTTGCTTTTGCAATTGCAGACGGTCAATTGCCTTCTAACAATGGAGCTGGATATGTAATTCGTCGTATTTTACGTCGTGCCATTCGTTACGGATTTACCTTCTTAGGAACTAAAGAACCTTTTATTTACCAATTAGTTGATGTTTTAGCAGCGCAAATGGGTGAATTTTTCCCAGAAATCGTATCTCAAAAAGATTTAGTGAAGAATGTAATTAAAGAAGAAGAAGCTTCTTTCTTACGTACTTTAGATCAAGGTTTACATTTATTAGATACCGTAATTGCTGGTACTGAAGGTAAATTTGTTGATGGAGCTAAAGCTTTTGAATTGTATGATACGTTTGGTTTCCCAATTGATTTAACAGCTTTAATTTTACGTGAAAAAGGATATGAATTAGACGAAGCTGGTTTTGAAGCAGCTATGAAAGCACAAAAAGATCGTTCGCGTGCAGCTTCTGAAATTTCTAAAGACGATTGGAATGTGTTAATTGAAGGAAATGTTGAAACTTTTGAAGGTTATGATCAAGTTGAAAACGAAGTGAAAATTACTCGTATTCGTAAAGTTGAATCTAAAAAAGACGGAACTTTATACCAAATTGTTTTAGATCATACACCATTCTATGCTGAAGGTGGAGGTCAAGTAGGTGATAAAGGTATTTTAGTTTCTGCTAACGAAACAATCGAAGTAATTGATACGAAAAAAGAAAACAACTTAATATTACATTTCACTAAACAATTACCAGAAAATATCGAAGCTACGTTTGTAGCAAAAGTAAATACTGATTTACGCTCAGCTTCTTCTAAAAACCACTCGGCAACGCACTTATTACACCAAGCGTTACGTACTATTTTAGGAACTCACGTAGAGCAAAAAGGATCACTAGTAGCACCAAACTATTTACGTTTTGACTTTTCGCACTTCGCTAAAGTAACAGACGAAGAATTAAAAGAAGTTGAAGCATTTGTAAACGCTCGTATTGCAGAGCAATTACCATTAATCGAGCGCAGAGCTATTCCGTTTAACCAAGCAGTTGAAGAAGGTGCGATGGCTTTATTCGGAGAAAAATACGGTGATTTAGTTCGTGCGATTAAGTTTGGAAATTCGATGGAATTATGTGGAGGAATTCACGTACAAAACACAGCGGACATTTGGTCTTTCAAAATTATTTCTGAAGGAGCTGTTGCAGCAGGAATTCGTCGTATTGAAGCGATTACAGGAGATGCGGTTCGCGATTTCTATATCGGTCAAGAAAATACCTTAAAGGAGATTAAAGAAACGCTTAAAAACCCACAAGATACATTAAAAGCTGTGCATTCTCTTCAAGATGAAAATGCGAAATTAAAAAAGCAAGTAGAAAAATTTGTTGCACAACAAGCAAAAGCTTTAAAATCGAACTGGTTAGCGGCTTTTAAAGAAATTAATGGTGTTAACTTTTTAGCAGTTGTTACTGATTTAGATGTTAACTCCGCAAAACAAAATGCGATTGATTTAACTAATGAAATGGAAAATGCCTTTGTTGTTGTTGCTACTTCGGATGCAGAAAAACCATCAATTACGGTTTCTATTTCTAAAAATTTAGTTGCAGAAAATGGTTTACACGCGGGTAATATTGTCAAAGAAATTGCGAAGCATATTAATGGTGGTGGAGGTGGCCAACCGTTTTTAGCTACTGCGGGTGGTAAAGATGTCTCAGGAATCGAAGCTGCTCTTAAGCAAGCTGCTGAATTTGTGAAATAA
- a CDS encoding TPM domain-containing protein, which produces MKNILNIKSFFLSSLFLLFTIGVFAQFNIPPKPSKASEQTSVFDYANLLKPDQKRALETKLINYADTTSTQIVVAIIPSLEGEYEGTLAPKWLHEWGIGQKGKDNGVFILLAEKERKIWIAPGYGLEHILTAGINGEIIRNYIIPEFKKGDYYEGLNIGTTQLMKLFSGTYKGERKKNVDSSDGIPAILIIIGVIIFVVILSKIKNKNGGNGNNRGSGGFNGPDLFDIIVLSRMGRGGGGSFGGGFGGGFGDGGGFGGGFGGGSSSGGGAGGSW; this is translated from the coding sequence ATGAAAAACATTTTAAATATAAAAAGCTTTTTCTTAAGCAGTTTGTTCCTTTTGTTTACGATTGGTGTTTTTGCGCAATTTAATATTCCACCAAAACCTTCAAAAGCTTCAGAACAGACAAGCGTTTTTGATTATGCTAACTTGTTAAAACCTGATCAAAAAAGAGCTTTAGAAACGAAACTGATTAATTATGCAGATACAACTTCTACACAAATTGTCGTTGCAATTATACCAAGTTTAGAAGGCGAATACGAAGGTACTTTAGCACCAAAATGGCTACACGAATGGGGAATTGGTCAAAAAGGTAAAGACAATGGTGTTTTTATTCTTTTGGCAGAAAAGGAACGTAAAATTTGGATTGCACCTGGTTACGGTTTAGAACATATTTTAACCGCAGGAATTAATGGTGAAATCATCAGAAATTACATCATTCCAGAATTTAAAAAAGGAGATTATTACGAAGGTTTAAACATAGGAACCACACAATTAATGAAACTTTTTTCGGGAACTTATAAAGGCGAACGAAAAAAGAATGTGGATAGTTCTGACGGAATTCCGGCTATTTTGATCATCATTGGCGTGATTATTTTTGTCGTCATTTTAAGTAAGATTAAAAACAAAAATGGCGGCAACGGAAATAACAGAGGAAGCGGTGGCTTTAACGGCCCAGATTTATTTGATATTATTGTTCTAAGCCGAATGGGTCGTGGCGGAGGCGGTAGCTTTGGCGGAGGATTCGGAGGTGGCTTCGGTGACGGAGGCGGCTTTGGCGGTGGCTTCGGTGGCGGAAGTTCCTCTGGTGGTGGAGCTGGCGGAAGTTGGTAA
- a CDS encoding LemA family protein yields MKKILPIIIVVVVLIGGYFLLSMNYQNTALTFKQSADKTWADVEGAYQRRNDLIGNLVNTVKGAADFEKSTLEAVVNARAKATSMNIDPSNMTPQQLEQFQQAQTGVSSALGRLLVTVEKYPDLKTNQNFLKLQDELASTENQILTARTRFNASIESYNGYVLKVPNKFFLSGYPERPFFKSEAGAEKAPEVKF; encoded by the coding sequence ATGAAAAAAATCCTTCCTATTATTATCGTAGTCGTAGTACTTATTGGTGGTTACTTTTTACTATCTATGAACTATCAAAACACGGCTCTTACATTTAAACAAAGTGCAGACAAAACTTGGGCAGATGTTGAAGGTGCTTACCAAAGAAGAAATGATTTAATCGGGAATTTAGTTAACACGGTTAAAGGTGCTGCGGATTTTGAGAAATCAACTTTAGAAGCAGTTGTAAATGCAAGAGCAAAAGCAACTTCAATGAACATTGACCCATCAAATATGACACCTCAACAATTAGAACAATTCCAACAAGCACAAACAGGAGTAAGTTCTGCTCTAGGAAGATTATTAGTAACTGTTGAGAAATATCCTGATTTAAAAACTAATCAAAATTTCTTGAAATTACAAGACGAATTAGCTTCGACTGAAAATCAAATTTTAACTGCAAGAACACGTTTCAACGCAAGTATCGAATCTTACAATGGTTATGTTTTAAAAGTGCCAAACAAGTTTTTCTTATCTGGATATCCAGAAAGACCTTTCTTCAAATCAGAAGCAGGTGCAGAAAAAGCTCCTGAGGTAAAATTCTAA
- a CDS encoding regulatory protein RecX, producing the protein MNPQGLTVEQATKKIEFYCAYQERCHKEVVEKLKTLGIYETAINHIINHLLENNFLNEERFAKAFARGKHKFKYWGKRRIEQELKFRDVSSYNIKTALKEIETDYLSNFYTLADRKWETITDSSFEKKKKKWIDYLIRKGYETNLIFEALKNYN; encoded by the coding sequence ATGAATCCACAAGGTTTAACCGTAGAACAAGCCACAAAAAAAATCGAATTTTATTGTGCGTATCAAGAACGATGTCATAAAGAAGTTGTTGAAAAACTCAAAACTTTAGGCATATACGAAACCGCAATAAATCATATAATAAATCATTTGTTAGAAAATAATTTTTTGAACGAAGAACGGTTTGCTAAAGCTTTTGCTCGCGGAAAACACAAATTCAAATATTGGGGAAAACGTAGAATTGAACAAGAATTGAAGTTTCGAGATGTTTCATCGTACAACATCAAAACAGCTTTAAAGGAAATCGAAACAGATTATTTGAGCAACTTTTACACGTTAGCTGACCGAAAGTGGGAGACTATTACAGATAGTTCCTTCGAAAAGAAAAAAAAGAAATGGATCGATTATTTGATTCGCAAAGGCTACGAAACCAACTTGATATTTGAAGCCCTAAAAAACTACAATTAA
- a CDS encoding helix-turn-helix transcriptional regulator, producing the protein MFVVKSSIKSTSQTLLDLEFNNNLDDNKLVLKEVKEYKDDVFCAVFKTVISNGFFGVTKKIRLSETHFSELNVDSDFIQLTINISGKYQFQSANKIDLKNGTLNLSFKQSTKSTFKILRSDEPARYALLFFSKQFFLDLLKNEKWTKEDVFYQQVQKNNYVEYGQFQITPNFEIKEIMDRIFDENIFAEKNYYYIQTKLVELFLLIHIYSSKTKLKSALKADELIKLNEAKHYLEQHSNNPPSIKELSKIVFLNELKLKTGFKQLHKTTIHNYVTKIRMTKSAKLIKKDIPINEIATTLGYKSSSHFILAFKKHYGFTPIKFKTLSSSKK; encoded by the coding sequence ATGTTTGTAGTAAAATCGAGTATAAAATCTACCTCTCAAACGTTATTAGACCTTGAGTTTAATAATAATTTAGATGATAATAAATTGGTCTTAAAAGAGGTAAAAGAATATAAAGATGACGTTTTCTGCGCTGTTTTTAAAACAGTAATATCCAATGGTTTTTTTGGCGTAACTAAAAAAATTAGATTGTCTGAAACTCATTTTAGTGAGTTAAATGTAGATTCAGATTTTATTCAATTGACAATTAATATTTCAGGAAAATATCAATTTCAGAGTGCTAACAAAATTGACTTAAAAAACGGTACTTTAAATTTATCATTTAAACAAAGTACAAAATCAACATTTAAAATATTACGAAGCGATGAACCTGCAAGATATGCGCTATTATTTTTTTCTAAGCAGTTTTTTCTAGACCTTTTGAAAAATGAAAAATGGACCAAAGAAGATGTGTTTTATCAACAAGTTCAAAAAAACAATTATGTTGAATATGGTCAATTTCAAATCACACCAAATTTTGAAATTAAAGAAATAATGGACCGAATCTTTGATGAAAATATTTTTGCCGAAAAAAACTATTACTACATTCAAACAAAACTAGTAGAACTTTTTTTATTAATTCATATTTATTCTTCAAAAACAAAACTAAAATCAGCATTAAAAGCAGACGAATTAATTAAATTAAATGAAGCAAAACATTATCTAGAACAACATAGTAATAATCCCCCATCAATCAAAGAATTGTCTAAAATAGTTTTTTTAAATGAGTTAAAATTAAAAACTGGATTTAAACAACTTCATAAAACTACGATACATAATTATGTGACTAAAATTAGAATGACTAAATCTGCCAAACTCATCAAGAAAGATATTCCGATAAACGAGATTGCAACAACACTTGGATATAAAAGTAGTTCACATTTTATTTTAGCATTCAAAAAACATTATGGATTTACACCTATAAAATTCAAAACACTTTCTTCTTCGAAGAAATAA
- a CDS encoding TPM domain-containing protein: MSITEDFISKHEEQAIIEAINTAENKTFGEIRVHIEEHSDAEVLDRAREVFVTLEMHKTNARNGVLFYIGVRDKSFAIFGDNGINNVVPDDFWVCTKDVVIEHFKQQKFKEGLVAGILRAGEQLKKYFPIQEDDKNELSNEISRG; this comes from the coding sequence ATGTCAATAACTGAAGACTTTATTTCAAAACACGAAGAACAAGCGATCATTGAAGCGATAAATACAGCAGAAAATAAAACTTTTGGTGAGATTCGTGTTCATATCGAAGAACATTCAGATGCTGAAGTTTTAGATCGTGCAAGAGAAGTTTTTGTTACCTTAGAAATGCATAAAACAAACGCCAGAAATGGTGTTTTGTTTTATATAGGCGTTCGAGACAAAAGCTTTGCCATATTTGGAGACAACGGCATTAACAATGTAGTACCCGATGATTTTTGGGTTTGCACCAAAGATGTTGTTATCGAACATTTTAAACAACAAAAATTTAAAGAAGGTTTAGTTGCAGGTATTTTAAGAGCAGGCGAACAGTTAAAAAAATATTTTCCGATTCAGGAAGATGATAAAAACGAACTTTCTAACGAAATATCAAGAGGATAA